ttttttttttgctttttgatACTTGCTTACGGTACGAGGCATTTAGTTGCGGGACACGTAGTTCGGACTTGGAAGGGACGACAGCGTCCAGACGCAAGTGCGTCGTCGCCTCGTGGGCAATTCTTCTCCGAACGGGATAGCACACGGGGTCAACGGGGGAGAACTGATTCCTGAACTCGTTCGCCCCTTGGAGCAGGCGAGCAGCACGCCAACCTCCGACGCCTGTTTGATCGCGGAATTGCCAAcccagggagaggaggaggacgcccacCGGGAAAGGGGAGTCTGCCGAGTTGCGAATGCGGCCTGGGCCGCGGCGATTGGACTCCGAAGTGCCTGCTCTGCTCTGTCCCGGTGCCGGCCGCCGACGCACGGGTGCGGAGCGCCCCTTGCGCGGAATGGAAACCCTCTTCCCTTTACGCCCGTCCAGGGCTCCAAAACCCGACTCAAGAATTTTTCTAGGGCCAAATCTGACTTCAGGTTTGGCATGGTCCATCCATTCACTTTTCCACACGCCCCCCATCGACGCGTACCGGAGCGGAAGACGCGTCATCCTGAACCCGTCAAGCAAGGTCGTCTCGTTTATACTACTAGTCTGCTAGTACTAGACACGCTGCAGCCTGCAGTCCAGCGAGACCTCTAGCTCTCCCCCTTCCAACAGGTTAATCATCTGGTGGTGCCAGCAAGGTGCAAGGAACGCACAGGGCTGACGGCAAGGGCGCCACATTTGTCCAGACCAGACCAGACGCAACAGCAACACACCCGGAGACCGCGACATTTGGCCAACGCTGCTCTTACACAGTGCACTATAAACTCATCATCAGTCGCCAAACACGTCGAACACACTATAACCCGGAGTACGCTATTAGTACTAGTAGTAAGGTAAACAAACTCTTGTGGAGCGGACAACTGGGCCCCGCATCGCCACCCTGTACACATCGCCAAAAGATTCACAACGGCCggcccggcggcgcccgcgccctCACCACCGCAGCTGCTTTGCCCCTTTCTTCTTGACGACGGCGGCGTCAAGGCGGCCGTCGACCATGCGGATCTGGTCCATGAGGGACCGCCGGATGTGGCCCGGCGGCGTCTCCGTGATGCCCGCCAGGTACACGTCGGAGGAGAGGTCGAACTTCAGCGTCGCCATCGGGGTGTTGGGCTTCTTCACCAGGTCGTCCTCCAGCAGTATCTCCGCCACCCGGGACAGTATGCTGAACGCGACACCGACAAGGACCCTAGAGTAGGCCTCCACAATGCCATGCCCCACGTCCTGCATACACATTTCACAGTAGCTGTTCTTCAATCCATGGTTCAGAGCTACATCACTTTTTAGACCTATCAAAGTCGATTTTCCTGATGCAATGCCAGACTTACCACGTTGTATTGGACCTTCAAAACATCTATAAACGTTGGAGGCAGGTTGGGAAATCTGGATTTCAGAAGCTGCACAAGAGTGTCAGCCCTTTCGCTGCACGCAGACATCTTGTCGAGTTCTGAGGAACTGTCCTTCATGAAGTTCCAGGAATGCCGTCCTGGTGACCTCTTGCTTTTTTCCTCTAAAATCCTTTGGTTCCATGCAAACACGGCACCCTCCAACCGGTTTATAGTCTCAAGCACGCTATGCTCAGTTTTCAAACTGAGCGAAACAAAGATTTCCTCTATAGGAATATACTCCGTGGTTATAGCTTGATACAAATCTTCGCCTAAGCTAGCTCTCCCAGACTGCAAAGAacaacaaaaatatttacagagTATCAGAATCTCAATTCAATCATCAACTAATTTTATAGGTAAACGTGAAGGTCAATGCTTGCAGAAAGATCACCAAAAGGCTGTACTAACAAATAAAGTTAAGTGGATACTTGCCTTTGGGAGTGCATCCAAAACAGCTGCAGGAATAGGCATATGGAATaggacttgatcattgatggaTTTTGCAGCTTTGAGTATCTGATGAACAAGCTTAGCCTGAAAAACAAGCCTTTTTCGCTGAAATTGAGATAGCCCTTGCTCAGGGACACGAGGAGATGGGAGCCACCACTTTTTGCTCTTCCTTGGACCAGTTATTTTCCCCCGTCCATCAGCTCTACTACCACTCTCCTCATACCAGAACTCCGTATCTATCATTGAGTCCATCACTTCCTGCATATATTGTTGCATACACCATTACCAAATACAAAATATGCCACCAAGAATTAAGAGAAGATATGCCATCAAACAGGGATGAAAACTGCCCTAATTATGCATATGGCTAGAGTAACACACGTACAATGAGCATCGCATCAAGCTTCTGAAGAGCAGGAAGGTTCACATGAACATCTGAACGGGCCTTTGGAGTCATAATCTGCATGATTCAGTTGAAAATAACTAAATAAGACTCTGAATCATTTTATTTCATAACAAGATATAACAAAGAGGAACACTTCATTAGGAGACTAATCACCTCAAATGTGCATCCATCTGCCCCACTTTGTTTAGTCGGAACCAGCTCCACCATGTAAGTTGTAGGAGACAGCAACCAGTCCATTTCTTTTCTCCATCTGATCTTTTTCTCTTCACACAATGGTTCCAGTTTCCAAAGTTCTCCAAAAACAGTTGCTGTAACATTATCCTTTTCTGTCAGCACAGGGAAACTACAATATACACAGCACAAAATAAATTGCTTCTAAAAGTATACCTGAGAGATTGATTATGCCATTGGACAAGGCCAGAGCAGTACAAACGCCCCTCGCTCCTCCTGAAGTATCATCACCGAGCAATAGCTTTGCAAATTTTTCCTTCATGTTTTCAATATCTGAAGCACTCAACGTGTATGTGATTGGTTCCTTCCCTTTGAAAGGGAGTAGATGAACTGCGATGGGTGTACCCAACTCATCAAGCGAATGCTCCTCCTGCTTGCTAAGGCAGTTTGAAGAGAAGGAAGAACCGGAAGCATCTTTACTAGAGCAACTTGAGACTTCATCATCAAGGGAATCATTGGTGACACAGCCATCTCCACCTGTTGTTGCACTAACGCCACTATCATCATCATAGGCTGAACTATTGATAATGCAGGTCTCGAGGCCATTATATGTCATCACCCCTACATCAATAGGAACTGTAACTTATCTTTGCCATAATGAAATGGAAATATGTTAATTCAGAAGGGGGGAGGGGATGCAATATGTGCTTTCAAACAAATGCCAATTTGCCTGCGCATAGGACATTGCTAAACAAAAAGGATGAGGAAAACAGAATCCAGGGCAGCTCATTTACATATCACAGCTATGGGATTTTGGTTCAGAAACCTAATCGAAGGTCCCCTAGATAACGGTAAAACAGCAATCAGTTTTGCTATGCTTGTTTATCTAATATGATATAGTGTATAAACAAGCAGACCCCTAAATAACCAAAGGAGGACCATAAAAATTGTACTGTCAGTCATTGATTCCAAGTGTCCATGGACCATGGTGTGATTAGAATGTTGTTGCTATCATAACTAGGCTTGCACATGCTTGTGTGAAGTGTGAACTTCCTATAAGCTGTTGTACTTTCCACTGCCTAATATAGAAGTACTTCCTCTGCTACAATGCAGAACCTGCCAATTGGTTCAACTTCCACCAAAATCGAGAGGCAAATTAAATGACTAAAAACTAAGAACAATTGCTAAAAATTTTGATAGCTCCATGTGGAATGTCAACCAAATAATAAGAAATTACAATCAAATCCTTGCTAAAAATTTCACTGCAGAGCTACAACATCCGATTATTAATTTAAGGAATCTAGACTACTTCAGTGTAGCTATTGGTGGAACAGTTGGTTTCGTACTAAGCATGAAGTACATGGTGGGAAAAAAAGTATAATGGAAGGACATGAGAAGAGCCATGTCAGCATGCCCCAGCTATCATATACACTAGCATCTACTCATAACAATGCAGAAGTCAGAGCCAGTGTGTTCAAATCATAGTAGGGTTAGAGCAAGGCTAATGATTTAGCCCATTGTTGGCTGCAAGATTCTATTCAGCCCATCTCTTAGCCTACTAGTATAGTAGTTTAGCTCTCCACCATTAATACATGGTCCACTTGTCTATCTCATAAGCCTTCTCGGTTCTTGTAGATTGCAGCCCACTTCTACTCtctctccccttctctctccaccACCTCAACATTTAGCCTGCTTGCAGTAtgctataatacttgctcttatgcTGCAATTGCCCCGGCCACATGGCGTGCCATTCAGGATTGTTCAGTTGCAGGAATCTTGCAACAGCGTAAGTCCAACCCAAGGGGCATGGTCCAATTTTTTGTGCCTTTCCTCTGCGCAGTGTCTAAAAAGAAGTGTACCACTACTCTACCGGCTAGTAGTCTTTGCGCCCAAATTCAATGAGGGGGAAGATGCCACACCTGACCTTGCGGAAAACAGCCAGGGACCACTTTTGAGCTATACAAAACCTGCTAACGAACTCTAAGATTAAACAAAAAGTAGCTAAAAATCACGGTTTCCGTGGGGTGAGATCCATGGGAGACAGCCAGAAAGACAAACACACAAACGCCGGTGACtggccagaaaaaaaaaaggtacgTGGGGCGTAACGGCTGAGCAGTGAGCAGTGCAACGAGCAAGTTATGAATGCGAACATGGtgcggccgggccggccggccggctgccgGTCGCGTCGGGTGGCACAAGTCCGGGGGGCCGTGGCCGTTGcccccgggatcttcccgtgACCCCCATCACTCGCACGCACGTTCCCATCCCAGTGCACGGCACGGCCTGCGCCGCGCGGCGCCTGCACCGCTGCTCGGAGGCGAGAGTACTGTggggacgggacgggacgcCTCTGATGAACAGTCGCGTCGACCGTGACCTCTCCCACGTTCCCATCCCTCTCTGGCCGTCTACCCCCAATATTTTTTCATTGTTTTTTGAATCGAACTTTTTTCATCCTTTGGGTGTGTGATTTTGGGCAGGTGAGAAGTTTGTGAATACAGTCTGCTCATCAGCGCCTAGCCATCTACTAGATCAGTACTACGGGGCAGGCAGCGGGCAGGGGCTGCTGCACCGCCCAACCACTCGCAAGTTGCAACTGGTAGGACAAGTGTACTCCTGCTACAAAACCATAATCCATAAGCCTATCAAAATAGCGGAGGGCGAAGGAATGGCATTCAAACCAGCAGCATAAAATGCATACGTCCGGTTCAGGGAGTCAAGATTCGGTTCAAGGACACACAAGAACAAACCAAAATCTGGCAAAAATCAAAGAAACCTTAGCaggaagagaggagggaggaaggagatcaGGGGCTTACTGTCGGGCTCCTGGTCCATGTCGATGCTGAAGtcctgcggccgccgccggcagcacgCCAGCGTCTTCATCCTCAtctccgccctcctcctcccccgccgatcctcctcctcttccccaaCCGCGCCGCTCTACCACCACCAAAGCCTGGCGGCTGGCGCAGCACCAGTAAGTAGTAACTGAAACAGACGAAGAAACGGAACCCCATCACAACAGCATCAGGGTTTGAATGGGGAGCAGTTGCCAGTCGTCAGACCGCAAACTGCTGCGCGAAAATTAAATGCACCGCGATCTCGCCTAGCACCCCACCCCTGTCTACTGGTACTCCGGCTCGCAGTAATCACGGGCCGGCGTACATGGCGACCGCCCGCCCGCAGAAAAGAACCCCGGCTTTACCACCGCGACGGGCGGGCGCGCACGCACGccaccacgccacgccacgccccgAGTTCCGACGAGGCGACGAGCTCCCAGCCACACCAAACACCAGGATCCTCGCAGCGCGGCTTTTGGGGCGCTAATGATTAGGCCATCAAAGGAAAAGAGGGTGGAGGGTAATCTCGCGATTAGATGCGGCTaatgatggtgtcctgacgaTAAGGCGACGCCGAGCCAGTGGTGGCCGTCGGCCGTAGCAGCCCCGCCCGCTCGTCCGGACGCGAGGAATGGGGCGCCGGGCCGGTGACCCTGACGTGCCGCGGCCACGAACCAGCAGTGACGGGGGCTCGGCGGCCGTGCAGGCGCCGTGCGGGTGGGTTTGAATTTTGAActgggcggcggaggagcagagcaggcgaggcagcagcagcagccggggcGTGGACTGTGGACTGTGGAGGGGAGCAGAGGACGTGTAGGCTTTTCGCGGCGGGCGGTGGGGGCTGGCTCTCGGCTCGCGTCGGTCACCGGGTCTAGTGCGGCACGGCTGGGCGCGGCAGCCTCGCTTTCCCATGGAAAGAAAGAGGCCGCCAGAAAGCGATGACCTGAAAAGGCGAGGTGTGGGCGGAGTAAAACCGGAGCACCTCTGCACCTCTACGAGGGTGAAAACagtgccgggggggggggggggggatttgaGTGCTCTTTCCAAACAAAAAGACTCACGCACCCTGATTGATTACGGGAGCAACCAGGCTTCAATTGACTGCTCTGCTCTCGCTATCCATTCccaaagtaaaaaaaatctgTGCGCTCTCTGTTTCTCTTTCCCGGCTCTGATGACGCAGCACCGGCGCCGACGCTGGGTGCCTACTAATCTCGCCGGAACCGGGCGCTACATGTCTGTACTACGCATCCATCCTACAGGTGAGGAATGCTTGGGTTTCTGGGCGGCGCTGCCGGTGCTATTCTTGAACACACAGCGCAGGTgtagcggaggcggcggccaggaaGTGGGCGAAGCTCGTGGGAGTGGAACGGCACGGCGGTTCCTTCCTCGCCGGCATTTCGGGGGAGTGCAAGTGCAAGCAAGCAGAGGTTCTTGGCGAAATGTACTCCGGTAGGTAGGGGAGAGCGGGAGAGCGAGAGCGGAGTGGCAAGTACCTTCGCAGCGCCGAGGCCGCACGAGTCAGCAGCCGGACATGGATCTGCGAACGAGAAGGGGAATCGCCATAGCCAGAGCCCAGAGTTAGCCACGGAGGAAGGAAACGATTTATCCAGGAGGGAAGCAAGTGAAGATTGAGGAGGATGGGGATGGAATGGAAGGGCTTCTTACCAGTTTGTTACCACCGTGCCGGTGAGGGCGAgggggcaggcaggcaggcacttGAATGTGAAGACATGTGTGAGGACTGATGAGCAGGGCAGGGGCGCAGGGCGATAGCGGTAGCAGCAGGGAGGGTTGGaaaaggaagaacaagaaggaagGAGGGGAGCGTGTGTGGAAAGGGTCTCGGAACTGTCTGACAATCTCGAGCAATAAATACTGGAGGGAGACGGAATAGCAACAGGACGCAGATGAAGTGGTGTGCCGGTGAGTAAGGGACTGAGGAGTGAGAGAGCAGCTATGGATGGAAATGGATCGGATGGATTCAGTTGACCCGATCCATAAAAATAGGATCAATGGATTATAGAGATCGATCCTAAATTCTAAAATGGGTCAATAGGGCCGGTACATATTGACCCGATGGGTATTTTGGGTCGATCCACTTGTCAtattaataattttttatttaatttactgattttcttcattcttttgaATAAATGCTCTTTTGAATAAATACAACTGGTCATTAGTTGTTAGATTATATATACTTCAAAATATAGTGAGGATTACCATGCGTTggaagtgaaaatggataaaattaaaatcatgaaCCGCTAGTAAATATGTTTAATTTGATGCATTGCTAACAATATTAACATATTATTGTGATATATATTAATCTTGAATTTTATCTTTTCTAAAAGTGTTCATAGTATTCATGATTTAAGactatagaaaaatatttgggTCGGCCCATAATACTTAATGGACCATCAAGACTATAACATCTAAGAGAAATAGGTCAATCAATCACCACTATAATTAGCCCATTCCTATCTTGAAAAGCAGCAGCAAAGCCACGGCAATCCCTGGGGCTGGGATCTCATCTGTACCGCTAAACTCTCGTCCCACGCTAATCGACCCAGGTAGATTCATGTGATTGTGTCGGTGTCACTCTCTCGGTCTCCCTCCAACTTTTTTACTACTTTCTTGTTAGCAAACTCAGCATCTCAGTTATTCAAAATAAACAGAGCACGACATTCTGTTTTTCAAAAAGATAGCTTTGTTACTAGCATCTGACTTTTTGTTAGCCTCCTCCACCCAGTGTAATCTTTTGGCTAATCCCCGGCTGGTTTGCATTGACAAACCACGAGGCGGTCAGGTCAGGCCAGGTCCGCCACTAAAACAAGGGTTGGAACCATCTGCATGCGCCGGGCACGCAGCATCCAATGCTGCTGCAGCCGCGATGCCGGATCGTTTGCTTGCTTCTCCTCCCACTCCATGGCCTTGTTTGGCTCCCGTGCTAAAATCCTAGCACACGATTTTTGAGAAAAGAATTTTGtatgcatggaatactaaataaagtttatttgtaaaatttttttaaggatgggtgtaacttttcgtgacgaatctaatgacggtaattaatggATGATTAACtatagtggtgctacagtaaccatcctctaatcacgcggtcaaaagtCTCAAGGGTTGTAACGCCCGCGTTTTTCAATCCATAACAAGTCACCCTCTAAACCACTCGTcgatttgcaaaaccttttcccGCCGACCGTACCCCTCCCACTTTTTCTTTGCCGCCGTCCCATCCCGCGCAGCTCGGTTGCCTGTCGCCCGCGCGCGACCGCCGACCGCGAATTCCGCGggcgtgctctctctctctccctccctttttcttcattttcttttcccctttttcttttttcttttccctcctccttccttctgCTTCTCTCCTCTCCCACACGCGCGGCGCACCGAGCGCGCCCAGCCCGCGCGCCCCGCCTTCCCTGCCCACGCACGCAAGCCCCCCTGGCCCGTGCACCTAGCCGCGCCGAGCACCCCCATAGGCCGTgcgcccgcgcgcgtgcccgcacgcgctcgccgcgctcggcgcaccgAGCCGCGCTCGCCACGCACGCCCGCGACACGCCACGGCCGATTGCTCATGCGCCGCGCGCGCACCCTGTGCGCCCATGCGCACCACGCCACCAcaccgctcgccgctgccgtccCGTCGCCTGTGCCGCCTTGGCGCCCGAGCTCGCGTGAGCAGAGCCGCACACAGTGCCCGCCTTCGCTGCCGGCCGACGCCCTGCTCCCGTCCACGTGCCCGCACTGCTCCCACGTGAaccacgcgccgcgccgcccgccgtcaagCGCAGCACCGCCTGCCCGAGCCGTTGTGTCGCCCtgtgccggccgcgccgccgcgccgcgacaCCGAGCGGCATTAAAGCCgccccaccggccaccaccgctccaccgcctctctGGTCCTATAAATAACCCCTTCCATCGAGCTCTCCACCACCACgaacctcaccgccgccgctagcccccTTCAGCCCCCTAGCGCTGCCGCCACCACCATAGCCGCCaagccccgccggccaccgcggagccgtcTCCTCGCACCGCCACTGCCCGAGGTAAGGAGGGGAAAAGGACCTcctcgcctccctctcccttttcccccctaaccccggccgccgccgagccttttagcgccgccaccacggtCGCCGCCACTCACTGCCATGGTACCCCTCCTTGCGGGCCCCCTTCCCTAAAATCGAGGGAGGATCGAACCCCCGCACCTCcctgccccttttcccctcctcccAGGCGCCCCCATGGCCTAGGCCGCCGGCcggagctgccgccggcgcccgggtgcgcctcccctgttctgcgggaagggagggagagaagaaAAGGCTATTTTGCCCAAAAGCcccttgtcggtaccctgtagcagggataccaacttctactgcagcaaggcaaggccccgcgtagttatccgtaaccgTGCGGTAAatggcggagcagccgggccccacgggtccaGCTCTtatctcaccgggccaacggccccgggcccgccccccgctcggggacgggtccggagacgccacgtgtccctaagaaaaggaagctccgagctgccagccggggcctcggaccccccataggggtccgggacctcccgcgcccatccggacctcccgtgcggtagaaccaacataccgctgGGGGGTacagagccgccacgtgtcccggaggcacgggcgcgggctcatgcgcgagccttccgctggaagactcgccctcACATCGCATTCAATgctggtggttgaggcgtgctctgccgccgcggcacgcggggcagcctttgtcaggcctcactgtgtaccgcgtattaccaagatacatccatttgaaaaagtttaatgttgtgagagcaagcataagctaataaaattctaatagcttctaatctagcaacgggagcaaaagtttcaccgaaatccaaaccttcgacttgagtgaagccttgagcgaccaatcttgccttgttcctcacaaccattccatcttcattttgcttgtttctaaagacccatttagtgccaataacattataattcttgggcctctcaactaaatcccaaacttgattccgggtgaaattatttaattcttcatgcatagcattcacccaatccggatctctcaatgcttcatctacacggttaggttcaagaaaagatacaaaagaataatgttcacaaaatgaagcaatgcgagatcgagtttggacacccttactaatatcacccataatttgatccaccggatgatcctttgcaagaacatgatgaattctttgaggaataatgggttcttgagttgatgaagaaggtgcactagatgaaccaacttgatcttgtacttgagaatcatcattacttgaatcttgtatattttgttgtgcttgatcatttgagatagaagttgaaggattaactctaatagagatagaaggaccaacttcatcttcatcttcttctcttggtctaacatcaccaattgacatatttttcattgcatttctcaaaccatcacttctcacatcatcaagattttcttgttcattgtgagacccattggtttcatcaaactcaacatcatatgcttcttcaacaatgccatgtgttttgttgtagacccgataagccttgctactagatgaatatccaagaagaaaaccctcatcacatttgctttgaaactttgataaccgagttcccttcttgagaatatagcatttgcaaccaaacactctaaaatatgatatatttggcttccttccaatgagcaactcatatggggtcttgttatgaaatctatggcaatacaatctatttgaggcatgacaagccgtgttgattgcttcggcccaaaaactatccgaaacattatactcggagagcattgatcttgccatatcaatcaaggttctatttttcctctcaacaagaccgtTTTGTTCCGGactgtacttggttgagaattcatgcttgattcctttctcatcacaccattcctcaactcttgtgtttctaaactcacttccattgtcactcctcactttcttcactttgagctcaaattcattttcggcccttgtaaagaatttcttgaatgtgtcatatgtatcggccttgtcatgaagaaagaaaacccatgtgtatcttgagtaatcatccactaccacaagacaatagcaatttccaccaatacttctataagttgtaggaccaaataaatccatgtgcaataattccaaaggtctctcagttgacatgacactcttagtgggatgagtatttgcaacttgctttccggtttgacatgcactacaaagcttatctttatcaaacttcacattctttaagccaactactaaatcatgcttcaaaagtcggttgagttgtttcatgccaacatgaccaagccttctatgccataaccaacccaaagatgattgagtgaataagcaagtggacaaatttgcctctttagttgcaaaatccacaagatatacatcctcatgtctaaatcccgtaaagatgtgatcttttccatccaagctagtcactacaacatcatctttagtgaaactacacttatatccaaaatcacaaagttgagtgaccgctaagagattaaacttcagagaatcaactaacaatacatttgagagagaatgattgcttgagataggaattgtaccaactcctttgactttgccccggctattgtcaccaaagataatgtcactatagccaccaacattctcatctagagaggaaaacatcatttgatctccggtcatgtgttgaatgcatccactatcaagcacccaatgtcttcccccggacttgtaattcacctacaaagaggaagtaacctttttaggtacccaaactttcttgggtccttgaacgttagtaaccacattagtgaccaagacttttggcacccaaatggcattctttttagcaccatttataggtatcccaacaaattttgcactaacattgccatttgaatttttcataagcatgtaacttgaatcaaaggatatgactttcttgttggtgcaattcttctcaacatgtccaaccttcttgcatttttcacaatatggcttgccactactcttcacaaaggtagttttggtttgcacaaaagccttcttccctttcttaggaatatatccaaacccttgcttgttcaaggtgaacttttggcttgcccaacaatgattaaactttgctctactatcatagcattttctcaaatcatttgtcaagcaagtaacctctttttttaataaatcattttccataatgagagattcattgcaagatgggttatcaattttagtgcacaaagaactagtagagctagagccacaagatttatcatcaattaaatcacaactaacaccaatgctcaatgttgcttttctttcatgactaagcaaggtattgtgagcttcctcaagtttctcatgagtttctttgagattctcatgagaagtctttagctcctcataggaatcttgaagagaagtaaacttcaacttcaagtccctcaacttagccttttcctttgtcatgaattcatcggcatcattaagcatttcaacaagatcatcatataaaagttcatcaagttcatcatcttgttgtacctttgcaccaccctttgccataagacaatgtggtgtagagaagagtgatggagcctccttgatggcgatcccggcaactcccttggatggcttgtcatcatcatcatcatcatcatcggagcttgcatcggaatcccattcaacaaaataagcttggccattctttttcttcttgatgaacttcttcttcttcttttcatcatttttcttgtcctttttcttgtttggacaattgacaatgatatgacctacttcaccacaattaaagcaagtcttgtccacaaaaggattttttcttgatgattgacctctcttgccaaagctcttcttgctcatcattctattgaatctcttgacaaaaagagccatctcctcatccgattcttc
This window of the Panicum virgatum strain AP13 chromosome 1K, P.virgatum_v5, whole genome shotgun sequence genome carries:
- the LOC120649307 gene encoding rop guanine nucleotide exchange factor 14-like isoform X1; this encodes MRMKTLACCRRRPQDFSIDMDQEPDRVMTYNGLETCIINSSAYDDDSGVSATTGGDGCVTNDSLDDEVSSCSSKDASGSSFSSNCLSKQEEHSLDELGTPIAVHLLPFKGKEPITYTLSASDIENMKEKFAKLLLGDDTSGGARGVCTALALSNGIINLSATVFGELWKLEPLCEEKKIRWRKEMDWLLSPTTYMVELVPTKQSGADGCTFEIMTPKARSDVHVNLPALQKLDAMLIEVMDSMIDTEFWYEESGSRADGRGKITGPRKSKKWWLPSPRVPEQGLSQFQRKRLVFQAKLVHQILKAAKSINDQVLFHMPIPAAVLDALPKSGRASLGEDLYQAITTEYIPIEEIFVSLSLKTEHSVLETINRLEGAVFAWNQRILEEKSKRSPGRHSWNFMKDSSSELDKMSACSERADTLVQLLKSRFPNLPPTFIDVLKVQYNVDVGHGIVEAYSRVLVGVAFSILSRVAEILLEDDLVKKPNTPMATLKFDLSSDVYLAGITETPPGHIRRSLMDQIRMVDGRLDAAVVKKKGAKQLRW
- the LOC120649307 gene encoding rop guanine nucleotide exchange factor 14-like isoform X2, yielding MTYNGLETCIINSSAYDDDSGVSATTGGDGCVTNDSLDDEVSSCSSKDASGSSFSSNCLSKQEEHSLDELGTPIAVHLLPFKGKEPITYTLSASDIENMKEKFAKLLLGDDTSGGARGVCTALALSNGIINLSATVFGELWKLEPLCEEKKIRWRKEMDWLLSPTTYMVELVPTKQSGADGCTFEIMTPKARSDVHVNLPALQKLDAMLIEVMDSMIDTEFWYEESGSRADGRGKITGPRKSKKWWLPSPRVPEQGLSQFQRKRLVFQAKLVHQILKAAKSINDQVLFHMPIPAAVLDALPKSGRASLGEDLYQAITTEYIPIEEIFVSLSLKTEHSVLETINRLEGAVFAWNQRILEEKSKRSPGRHSWNFMKDSSSELDKMSACSERADTLVQLLKSRFPNLPPTFIDVLKVQYNVDVGHGIVEAYSRVLVGVAFSILSRVAEILLEDDLVKKPNTPMATLKFDLSSDVYLAGITETPPGHIRRSLMDQIRMVDGRLDAAVVKKKGAKQLRW